The following are encoded together in the Bos mutus isolate GX-2022 chromosome 3, NWIPB_WYAK_1.1, whole genome shotgun sequence genome:
- the LRRC8D gene encoding volume-regulated anion channel subunit LRRC8D, translating into MFTLAEVASLNDIQPTYRILKPWWDVFMDYLAVVMLMVAIFAGTMQLTKDQVVCLPVLPAPINSKAHATPGNADITTNIPKMESATDQDQDGRMTNEISFGASAVTPDIPLRATYPHADSTAPNQEAKKEKKDPTGRKTNLDFQQYVFINQMCYHLALPWYSKYFPYLALIHTIILMVSSNFWFKYPKTCSKVEHFVSILGKCFESPWTTKALSETACEDSEENKQRITGAQTLPKHVSTSSDEGSPSASTPMINKTGFKFSAEKPVIEVPSMTILDKKDGEQAKALFEKVRKFRAHVEDSDLIYKLYVVQTVIKTAKFIFILCYTANFVNAISFEHVCKPKVEHLTGYEVFECTHNMAYMLKKLLISYISIICVYGFICLYTLFWLFRIPLKEYSFEKVREESSFSDIPDVKNDFAFLLHMVDQYDQLYSKRFGVFLSEVSENKLREISLNHEWTFEKLRQHVSRNAQDKQELHLFMLSGVPDAVFDLTDLDVLKLELIPEAKLPAKISQMTNLQELHLCHCPAKVEQTAFSFLRDHLRCLHVKFTDVAEIPAWVYLLKNLRELYLIGNLNSENNKMIGLESLRELRHLKILHVKSNLTKVPSNITDVAPHLTKLVIHNDGTKLLVLNSLKKMMNVAELELQNCELERIPHAIFSLSNLQELDLKSNNIRTIEEIISFQHLKRLTCLKLWHNKIVTIPPSITHVKNLESLYFSNNKLESLPVAVFSLQKLRCLDVSYNNISMIPVEIGLLQNLQHLHITGNKVDVLPKQLFKCVKLRTLNLGQNCITSLPEKIGQLSQLTQLELKGNCLDRLPAQLGQCRLLKKSGLVVEDHLFDTLPLEVKEALNQDINIPFANGI; encoded by the coding sequence ATGTTTACCCTTGCGGAAGTTGCTTCACTTAATGACATTCAGCCAACTTACCGAATCCTGAAACCATGGTGGGACGTGTTTATGGATTACCTGGCTGTTGTTATGCTGATGGTAGCCATCTTTGCAGGAACCATGCAACTTACCAAAGATCAAGTGGTCTGCTTGCCAGTATTGCCAGCTCCTATAAATTCAAAGGCACATGCTACACCAGGAAATGCCGACATTACCACCAACATCCCGAAGATGGAATCAGCCACAGACCAAGACCAAGATGGGCGGATGACAAATGAGATTTCCTTTGGCGCATCCGCTGTGACACCTGACATACCTCTCAGAGCCACATATCCTCATGCAGATTCCACGGCTCCAAATCAGGAGgccaagaaagagaagaaagacccAACAGGCCGAAAAACAAACTTGGATTTCCagcaatatgtatttattaatcaGATGTGTTACCATCTGGCCCTTCCGTGGTATTCCAAGTACTTTCCATACCTTGCTCTTATACATACTATTATTCTCATGGTCAGTAGCAACTTTTGGTTCAAATATCCTAAAACATGCTCAAAAGTAGAGCATTTCGTTTCAATCTTAGGAAAGTGCTTTGAATCTCCTTGGACTACTAAAGCATTGTCTGAGACAGCGTGTGAAGACTCGGAGGAAAACAAGCAGAGAATAACAGGTGCCCAGACTCTACCAAAGCATGTGTCTACCAGCAGTGATGAAGGGAGCCCCAGCGCCAGCACCCCAATGATCAACAAGACTGGATTCAAATTTTCAGCCGAGAAGCCTGTGATCGAAGTCCCCAGCATGACCATCCTGGATAAAAAGGACGGGGAACAGGCCAAAGCCCTGTTCGAGAAAGTGCGGAAGTTCCGTGCTCACGTGGAAGACAGTGACTTGATCTATAAACTCTATGTGGTCCAAACAGTTATCAAAACAgccaaattcatttttattctctgcTACACAGCAAACTTTGTCAACGCAATCAGCTTTGAACACGTCTGCAAGCCCAAAGTGGAGCACCTGACTGGTTACGAGGTGTTTGAGTGCACCCACAACATGGCGTACATGCTGAAAAAGCTGCTCATCAGTTACATATCCATTATTTGTGTGTATGGTTTTATCTGCCTCTACACTCTCTTCTGGTTATTCAGGATTCCTTTGAAGGaatattcttttgaaaaagtCAGAGAAGAGAGCAGTTTCAGTGACATTCCAGATGTCAAAAATGATTTTGCGTTCCTTCTCCACATGGTAGACCAGTATGACCAGCTCTATTCCAAGCGTTTTGGGGTGTTCTTGTCAGAAGTCAGTGAAAATAAACTTCGGGAAATTAGTTTGAACCACGAGTGGACATTTGAAAAACTGAGGCAGCACGTGTCACGCAACGCCCAGGACAAGCAGGAGCTCCATTTGTTTATGCTCTCCGGCGTGCCTGATGCTGTCTTTGACCTCACAGACCTGGATGTGCTAAAACTCGAGCTGATTCCAGAAGCTAAACTTCCTGCTAAGATTTCTCAGATGACTAATCTCCAAGAGCTTCACCTGTGCCACTGCCCTGCAAAAGTGGAGCAGACTGCTTTCAGCTTTCTCCGTGATCACTTGAGATGCCTTCACGTGAAGTTCACTGATGTGGCAGAAATCCCTGCCTGGGTGTATCTGCTCAAAAACCTTCGCGAACTGTACTTGATAggcaatttgaactctgaaaACAATAAGATGATAGGCCTCGAATCTCTCCGAGAGTTGCGGCACCTTAAGATCCTCCACGTGAAGAGCAATTTGACCAAAGTCCCCTCCAACATTACTGATGTGGCCCCACATCTCACCAAGTTAGTCATTCATAATGACGGCACTAAACTCCTGGTACTGAACAGCCTTAAGAAAATGATGAATGTTGCCGAGCTTGAACTCCAAAACTGTGAGCTAGAGAGAATTCCACATGCTATTTTCAGCCTCTCTAACTTACAGGAACTGGATTTAAAGTCAAATAACATCCGCACAATTGAAGAAATCATCAGTTTCCAGCATTTAAAACGACTTACTTGTTTAAAATTATGGCATAATAAAATTGTCACCATTCCACCCTCCATCACCCACGTCAAAAACTTGGAGTCACTTTATTTCTCTAACAACAAGCTGGAATCCCTACCGGTGGCAGTGTTTAGTTTACAGAAACTCAGATGCTTAGATGTGAGTTACAACAACATTTCCATGATCCCAGTAGAAATAGGATTGCTTCAGAACCTGCAGCATTTGCATATCACGGGGAACAAAGTGGACGTTCTGCCGAAACAGCTGTTTAAATGTGTTAAGTTGAGGACTTTGAATCTAGGGCAGAACTGCATCACATCCCTCCCAGAGAAGATCGGTCAGCTGTCACAGCTCACCCAGCTGGAGCTAAAGGGGAACTGCTTGGACCGCCTGCCAGCCCAGCTGGGCCAGTGTCGCCTGCTCAAGAAAAGTGGGCTTGTGGTGGAAGATCACCTTTTTGACACCCTTCCCCTAGAAGTCAAAGAAGCGTTGAATCAAGATATAAATATTCCCTTTGCAAATGGGATttaa